A stretch of DNA from Acidobacteriota bacterium:
CCGCAGCCTGCAGCTCGACTGGCAGGTGATCCTCGTCACGGCGCCGCTGTTGCTCGAGCTGATCCGCCAGAGCATCGACAGCCGGTTCCCGTCGAGCATCTTCGACTTCGCGCCCACCAACGGCTGGGTCCGGCTGCTCGTCACCATCACGCCCGTGCTCGGCGTCGCCATCCCGATCAAGATCTGGAACAGCGCGCGCATCGAGCACCGGCTGGCCGAGCAGGAGAAGCTGCTCATGGAAGCCCGGATCCAGGCGCTGTCGAACCAGATCAATCCCCACTTCCTGTTCAACACGCTCACGTCGATCACGTCGCTGATCCGCTCGCAGCCCGAGACGGCCCGGATGCTGATCGTGAAGCTCTCGGGTTTGCTGCGCCGGCTCATGCGGAGCCAGGAGCACTTCGTCACGCTGCGCGAGGAGCTCGCGGCGATGGACGAGTATCTCGACATCGAACGCGTGCGGTTCGGGCCGAGCCTGGTCGTCGAGAAGGACGTCGAGGAGGACAGCCTGGACGTCGTCGTGCCGAGCATGATCCTCCAGCCGCTCGTGGAGAACTCGATCAAGCACGGCCTGTCGCGCAAGATCGGCCAGGGGCGGATTACCATCCGTGCGGTCCAGCGCGCCGGCCACGTGGTCATCGAGGTCATCGACAACGGCATCGGCATCGCGAGCGAACGGCTCGAGGCCACGGCCGCGCACGGGATCGGCCTGCAGAACGTGAACGAGCGGCTGCGCGTCATCTACGGCGCGAACTGCCGGCTCCGCCTGCAGAGCGTCGCCGGCGAGGGGACGCTCGCGCGGATGGAGCTGCCGAAGATGCTCCTGCCCGAGCGGGCATCGGCCTGAGATGACGCGCCCGATTCGCGTGCTCGTGGTCGACGACGAGAAGCTCGCCCGCGAGGAGCTGATCTTCCTGCTCGATCAGATCGGCGGCACGGAGGTCGCCGGCGAGGCGACCAACGGGGTCGAGGCGCTGCGGGCCGCCGCCGAGCTGAAGCCCGACGTGCTCTTTCTCGACGTGCAGATGCCAGGGCTC
This window harbors:
- a CDS encoding histidine kinase: MHESGPLTHEFLPPIALMANIAVAAVLATMLVRFHWFRRILLTERRDWPERLVFAAGFGVPLVAGVVARLILRYEAADLTLSGAYLAGLIAGPYAGAIVGAALGVPPLFAGEFGALPFAVGCGFAGGGLREICPKEEIWRFSPFFVTKLHRSAWRLVRSLQLDWQVILVTAPLLLELIRQSIDSRFPSSIFDFAPTNGWVRLLVTITPVLGVAIPIKIWNSARIEHRLAEQEKLLMEARIQALSNQINPHFLFNTLTSITSLIRSQPETARMLIVKLSGLLRRLMRSQEHFVTLREELAAMDEYLDIERVRFGPSLVVEKDVEEDSLDVVVPSMILQPLVENSIKHGLSRKIGQGRITIRAVQRAGHVVIEVIDNGIGIASERLEATAAHGIGLQNVNERLRVIYGANCRLRLQSVAGEGTLARMELPKMLLPERASA